The DNA window TAGCCAGTTGGGCGTTCGGGTGCAATCCACGAACGTCCTTCGGGGATCTCGTCGCTCGCTGCTGCTTCTGGGAAATGTCTCCTTCGCCACGGGGTACGGGGCTGCTCTCTTCCTCTGGTCCCTGAACTCGTTTCGGTCAGTCAGGTTTAAGCTGCACCGCTCAGTCGAGGGCATCGCCACTGCGTTCTCCACGTCCCCGACCCGAATGGGCGACTCCACTCCCAATCATCGAACCTCGCGCAAGCGACTCCTGCGCACGGTTGGACGCTGGGCCGCGCTCCTCGTTCTCCTGCTCGGCGTCGGACTCCTAACGGCTCAGGTTCTTCTGGAGACAGTGGTGGACGCCGGCACCGTAGAAACGATCATCAACGACGAGTTGTCTCGCTCGACGAACGGGCGATACCATGCGACGGTCGAAGCGGTGGACTGGAGCCTCTGGAATCGGTCGGCCCAGATTCGAGGGGCAGTGTTGAAACCCGACTCTGCAGCCTCCCGTGCCCAGAACGGATCCAGAGAACAGCCTCTCGCTGCCGAGTACGCCGCCCGCATCGACACGCTGCAGCTGACGGGACTGCACCTCTGGCCTCTTCTCTGGCAACGCATGGTGTCGGTCGAAACGGTCAGCGTCCGGCGCCCGACTCTGCGGATCACCCGCCATGAGCACACGCGCTCCGACCAGGACACGACGATGCCCCCGCCGCTTCAGCAGCGGCTTCCGGCGATGGCCATTCAACATCTAGAGGTTCGGCGGGGCACCCTCGTCACTCGGGGAGCGGCGTCCACGCCCGCACCGCCCATGCCGGTCGATTCCCTCTGGGGGGGTTCGCTTTCCGCCACGGGGGTACGCACCGACCCAGGAGCCCTTCGCGACACGAGCCGTCTCGTCGTCAGTGATTGCCTTCGCATCTCGGTCGAGGGATACCGGCGCCTGTCCGCAGATCGACTCTTTGCGGTTCGAATGGGCCCGGTTCGGGGATCGGGCGCCGATTCTTCTTTGGCGGTCGAAAACGTTCAGGCTCATCCCACTGTGCCGGACGCCGAGTTTATGCGGCGGCACGGCCACCGGACGAACCGACTCGACGCCTCGATTCGCCGGGTGGCACTCCAGGGCATCGATCTTCAGCGGGCGCTCGTGGGAGACGCACTGCTACTCCGCACGGCCGTGCTCGACTCGCTACGGGTGGACGTGTATCGGGACAACCGTCTGCCGCCGCCTCGTTCGGATCCGCCGCCCAACATGCCGCACGAGCGTGCCCAGCTTCAGCGTCGACCCTTTCAAATCGACTCCATTCGCGTGACGAACGGAGCGGTGCGGTACGCGAAGTGGGATTCTGCCTCGGCGGCCCCCGGCCACATTACCTTCGGGTCCATCAAGGCCACAATCCGGAACGTGACGAATCGTCCCAGGGACACAGTCCCGGCGTCTCCCGCCATCATCGACGCCACGACTCGGGTGGCCGGGACCGGTCGACTGGCGACCACCATTCGCTTGCCGCTCCGATCCCCTACCCTCTCCTTCTCCTACGAGGGCCGGCTGGGCCCGATGGATCCCCGGGCGTTCAACGACGCGCTCGTTCCGTTGTCGGGCGTTCGGATCGAGGATGGGCACCTCGATAGTCTCCGGTTTTCCGCACAAGTTGAGGACGGGGAGGCTCGGGGGACCCTGCACGGCACCTATCGATCCCTCGACGTGGAAGTGGTGGACGAGGACAAAGGACGCAGCCTCGGCACCCGACTGCGCTCGTTCGTCCTGGACAAGCTGATGGTCAAGTCGAGCAACACGCCCGATGATCCTCCGCTTCGCACCGGCACTATCGAGCACGAATACGAGGAGGGAGATACCTTCTTCAAGTTCTTGTGGCACTCTCTCCGGAGCGGCCTCTACTCGCTGGTCGGACTCTGATCCACTGTGAATCGACTGTTCTTCCACAACGCGCAGCGAAGGGGAGCGGCGTTATACCCGTTCCCGGGCGAGTTGGAGGTATCGTCGGGCCATTCGGCGCCAGCGGGAGGCTTGGCGCCGCCGTTCGTCGTCCAGGTGCCAGATGGCAATGGCGGCACGGATGAGTGCATGATAGGCTTCGTAGAAGGAAAGGAGTGGGGCCGAGACATCGTCTTCCGTCCGGGTCCGATAGTGCGCAATCAGCTGCTCCCCAATCCAGGACGCCCCGAGCCGGTTGCATTCGAGGGATAAAAACGCCAGGTCCGAGGCCGGGTCATGCAGCCGCAGCGTTCGATTGAATTCGAGGCAATCGATCACCATCGGCGGATCGGTGAGGCACACGTGCTCCGGCCGCAGGTCGCCGTGCGCATCCACGACCCGAGCACCTCGCGCGCCCAGCCGGTGTGGATGCGCAGTCACCCACTGCAGCAGTCCCGCCACAACCGCCCGCACGAGCGAGCGATTGAGTCCGTAATGCGGCCGTTCCAGGGAGGCCCCTTTCGCCCGCACGTTCGCCGCGACGCGCCCCCGATATGTGCCCGGACTCCAGTCCAGCGGCTCGGCCCGCTCGTAGAAGGCTGTGAGTTTGGCGCCCAGGTGCCGCACGTCATTCAGTGAGACCGTTCCCCGCTGGATGCAGGCATCCAGCATGCGCTCCCGCGGCAGGCGCCGCATCTTCACCAGCCAGTCGACCGGTGGTCCATCACCTCCAACCCTCCGGCCGGTCTCCATTTCTGTTACGGGCACGACAGCCTGATACACGGGCGCCGCAAGCCGTCGATTGAGCACCACCTCGGTCTCGCAGGCCCGTTGCCGTGCCTCACGCGTTCGATAATCGATGAGGCGTGTACGGATCGGCTTCTTCAATTTGTAGGCATGTGCCTCCGTGAGAAACACCCAGGCCATGTGCGTCTCAATGGTCTCCACTGGCCCCTCGCCCTCAGGATAGCTCGATGCCCGGCGCAGCGCTGCCACCGTCGTTTCGAATTGGGCTCGGACCTCTTCGGAAATGCTCGTGAGACCGTGCATTGGAGATGGAGGGTTGAACAGGAGGCCGGGGGGAGGGGCCGATCAATTCTAGTGAACCTCTCCGGCGCGGGCGTGCTCCGTAATGTGCGATTGGCGTGAGGGGAAGCGGTTCCACTTGTCACTGCCCGATGCCATCCCGATGTTGTGCTCTGGTACAATCATGTTTCTGGTCGGAGCAATACAGGATTATGTCGGAGTCTACTCCCTGGGTCGTATGCAAGTTTGGGGGCACGAGCGTGTCGAGCCGGGCCCGCTGGGACACCATCGCTGAGGTGGTGCGCACACATCGAAACGAGGGGCGTCACCCGTTTCTCGTCTGCTCGGCCCTGCAGGGCATCTCGGATCAGCTGGAGGTGCTGGTGCGCGAGGCGACGGACGGGGACCCGCGGCCCACGCTCAACACCATCCGTGATCGGCATCGGGCGCTAGCTGCGGATCTGGAAGTGGACGCGGAAACGACATTGAACGAGGGCTTTGAGCGACTGGAGTCGCTCACCGAAGAGATCATGCAGGAGGATTCGCCCTCGCCCCGACAGCGGGCTGCCGTCATGGCTTCGGGCGAACTGTTGTCCACCCGCCTCGGCGTGGCCTATTTGTCCGCGCAGGGCGTTCCGGTGGAGTGGCTGGACGCACGCGAGTTTCTGCGAGCGAAGGACGACGCCAACGTGCCGCCCCGCCGCCAGTACCTCGCGGCCACCTGCGCCTCCCACTCCGATCCGGTGCTGCAGTCGCACCTTAATGACAATCCCGACACGCTCTATCTCACGCAGGGCTTCATTGCGAGTAATGCCCTCGGCGAGACCGTCCTCCTCGGGCGGGGCGGCTCGGACACCTCCGCGGCTCACTTTGCGGCGAAGCTCCAGGCCGAGCGGCTCGAAATCTGGACGGACGTCCCCGGCATGTTTACGGCCAACCCGAGTGAGGTGCCGTCGGCCCGCCTGCTGCGCCGACTTGGCTACGACGAAGCGCAGGAACTGGCCACGATGGGCGCGCGGGTACTGCATCCCCGCTGTCTCGGCCCCGTGAAGCGGCACCGCATTCCTCTCCACATCCGAAGTACGGAGGATCCTAAGGTCGACGGGACAATCGTAGCCGGCGACGGCCCCGATGTCGGGCCGCACGTGAAGGCCATCTCGGCCAAAGATGAGGTGACGGCCGTGAGCATGGACACGCTCGGCATGTGGCAGGAGGTTGGCTTCCTGGCCGACGTCTTCCAGATCTTCAAGCACCACGGCCTCTCGGTGGACCTCGTGGCGACCTCTGAGGCCAACGTCACGGTCACGCTTGACCCACAGGCCAACGCGCTGGACGCCGATGTTTTGGATCGTTTGCTGCACGACCTCAACCAGTACTGCGACGCGGAGCTGATCCGATCGTGCGCGGTCGTAAGCCTTGTGGGACGTCACATTCGCTCCCTTCTCAGTGACCTCGGGCCGGCGTTCGAGGTGTTCGACGAGAAGAAAGTACACCTCGTCACACAGGCCGCGAGCGACCTCAATATGAGCTTCGTGGTGGATGAGGAGCAGGCTCCTCGTCTCGTGCGCGAGTTGCACGCCCAGTTCTTTGGGGCCAAGGCGCCGGACGCCATTTTTGGTCCGCGATGGCAGGAGCTGGTGGACAGTGTGGACGCGGACGGTCGCCAGCCCGACGCGTGGTGGCGCGATCGCCGCGAGGATCTCTTGACGCTGGCCGACGAGCAGTCGCCACGCTACGTTTACAGCGAAGCCACCATCCGGGAAAAGTCAGACGACGTGCATGCGCTGGAGGCAATTGAGCAGCCCTTCTACGCCATCAAGGCAAACCCGCATCCCGATGTGCTTCGGCTGCTGGAGGAAGAGGGCGTGGGCTTCGAGTGCGTTTCGCCGGGCGAGCTGGACCGCGTCTTCGAGGCCGTGCCCGATATCGATCCGGAGCGGGTCCTTTTCCAACCCAACTTTGCGGCCCCGGAGGAGTACGCCGAGGCCTTTGAGCGCGGTGTGCACGTGACACTCGACAACGTGCAGCCCCTCGTCGAGCGACTGGCCATCTTCGCCAACGAGGAGATCTTTGTGCGTGTGGATCCGGGTGAGGGCCACGGCCATCACCGCCACGTCCGCACTGCGGGTGCACAGTCGAAGTTCGGCGTGGTGCCCGCCGAGCTGGAGCGCCTTCGGGCGGCGGCCGACCGGGCCGGCACCTCCGTCGTGGGCCTCCACGT is part of the Salinibacter sp. 10B genome and encodes:
- a CDS encoding DUF748 domain-containing protein is translated as MGDSTPNHRTSRKRLLRTVGRWAALLVLLLGVGLLTAQVLLETVVDAGTVETIINDELSRSTNGRYHATVEAVDWSLWNRSAQIRGAVLKPDSAASRAQNGSREQPLAAEYAARIDTLQLTGLHLWPLLWQRMVSVETVSVRRPTLRITRHEHTRSDQDTTMPPPLQQRLPAMAIQHLEVRRGTLVTRGAASTPAPPMPVDSLWGGSLSATGVRTDPGALRDTSRLVVSDCLRISVEGYRRLSADRLFAVRMGPVRGSGADSSLAVENVQAHPTVPDAEFMRRHGHRTNRLDASIRRVALQGIDLQRALVGDALLLRTAVLDSLRVDVYRDNRLPPPRSDPPPNMPHERAQLQRRPFQIDSIRVTNGAVRYAKWDSASAAPGHITFGSIKATIRNVTNRPRDTVPASPAIIDATTRVAGTGRLATTIRLPLRSPTLSFSYEGRLGPMDPRAFNDALVPLSGVRIEDGHLDSLRFSAQVEDGEARGTLHGTYRSLDVEVVDEDKGRSLGTRLRSFVLDKLMVKSSNTPDDPPLRTGTIEHEYEEGDTFFKFLWHSLRSGLYSLVGL
- a CDS encoding bifunctional aspartate kinase/diaminopimelate decarboxylase: MSESTPWVVCKFGGTSVSSRARWDTIAEVVRTHRNEGRHPFLVCSALQGISDQLEVLVREATDGDPRPTLNTIRDRHRALAADLEVDAETTLNEGFERLESLTEEIMQEDSPSPRQRAAVMASGELLSTRLGVAYLSAQGVPVEWLDAREFLRAKDDANVPPRRQYLAATCASHSDPVLQSHLNDNPDTLYLTQGFIASNALGETVLLGRGGSDTSAAHFAAKLQAERLEIWTDVPGMFTANPSEVPSARLLRRLGYDEAQELATMGARVLHPRCLGPVKRHRIPLHIRSTEDPKVDGTIVAGDGPDVGPHVKAISAKDEVTAVSMDTLGMWQEVGFLADVFQIFKHHGLSVDLVATSEANVTVTLDPQANALDADVLDRLLHDLNQYCDAELIRSCAVVSLVGRHIRSLLSDLGPAFEVFDEKKVHLVTQAASDLNMSFVVDEEQAPRLVRELHAQFFGAKAPDAIFGPRWQELVDSVDADGRQPDAWWRDRREDLLTLADEQSPRYVYSEATIREKSDDVHALEAIEQPFYAIKANPHPDVLRLLEEEGVGFECVSPGELDRVFEAVPDIDPERVLFQPNFAAPEEYAEAFERGVHVTLDNVQPLVERLAIFANEEIFVRVDPGEGHGHHRHVRTAGAQSKFGVVPAELERLRAAADRAGTSVVGLHVHVGSGITDEDTWADLVDFLASLATDFPDVRTLNVGGGLGVPDRPGAAPVDLDSLNDVLNEAAARHPQYTLWMEPGRYLVAEAGVLLAQVTQTKAKGPVHYIGLDTGMNSLIRPALYGAYHEIANLSRLGDALSVTADVVGPICETGDVLGHNRQLPDTDPGDVLLVATTGAYGASMANHYNLRPPAEEVLLSDD